ctattactattgagtatggtggattttgatgtcattttgggcatggattggttatctctgtgtcgtgctattatggactgtcatgctaagacagtcacattggctatgctgggtgtgccacagatcgagtggcgaggtgtgattgattatgttcctattagagtgatctctttcttgagagcccaatgtatggttgggaagggttgtctttcatacctagcatttgtgagggatgtcggagctgagactcccagtattgattttgttccagttgtgagggattttcccgatgtatttcctgtagacctgttgggcatgccaccgggcagggatattgattttggtattgacctggtgccgagcACTCATCCTATTTCTATTCAGCCGTACCGTAtagcaccagtggagttgaaggaattaaaggagcaacttcaggagctcctagataaagggttcattcggcctagtgtgtcaccttggggttcaccggttctgtttgtgaagaagaaggatggcacaatgagaatgtgcattgattataggcaattgaataaggtaacaattaagaacaagtatcctttgcctcgcattaatgatttatttgaccagcttcaggaagcgagggtgttctccaagattgatcttcgttcaggttatcaccagttgaagatcagggactcggatattcttaagacggctttcaagaccgatatggtcattatgagttcttggtgatgtcttttgggctgaccaatgccccaatagcgttcatgcatttaatgaacagcgtgttccagccttatctcgattcattcatcataatcttcattgatgatattctggtgtattcgtgtagtcaggaggagtacgcggagcatttgagagttgtattgcagagattgagggaggagaagctttatgcaaaattctccaagtgtgagttttggcttggttcagtggctttcttggggcacgtagtgtcCAACGAGTGTATTCaggtagtgctatattgaggtgagacacacgtttgatgacgagcatggggtcgtgcactattggggattgtgacttggtccgtcccgattgatgattttactgcgtatttgactgaaacttatttgctatcattatgatttgggctgattgccatatttgggcttcgtgccaactatttgaaccctttggggatttttatcactatttcctcactgttttgacttattacttaaACTCAATTATGTTATTTTCTACCATTTCACTActtagccatttttactcagttgtgagacttaaatgatatttttgggctgagaaatactgttttactattgctcgaggggcttgtgatgattttcggactgagtaaggccgagggcctagttgtgaggatacactaataccgatatgaggccgagggcctgagatacatatatacgccatgaggtggcttggttgatatgaggccgagggcctagatttgatgccacgagatgacttgatattgcgcttgggccgtaaggagccccttccggagtctgtacacccccagtgagcgcgggtacccattgtgatctgagattgagcccgaggggctggtagtattctgagatttgagcccgatgggctggtactGTCCCGAGATTtgggcccgaggggctggtactgttctgagctATTGGCCGAGGGGCAATTTTGTTGacactatgcccgaggggcgaactttcaTTTGCTTACTTTATCTTAACTATTTGTCatttacctgttttactggttaaAAGAGGACTTTACTTGATTTTTACTAGTTTCGCTGATTTAAGTgatttactacttcattatagactGCCTTGTGTTTTATCGTGATTTCTTACTATCAGACATTATTTATAtctattactcactgggtcagagtactcacattactccttgcaccatgtgtgcagattcaggcatcgctgGTTCTGCTCCTAAGTGTTGATTCCTCTAGTTCTAGGCGgtattcggagactacgaggtagttgttggcgtccgcagccccgtgtctctattaTCTTGTCATTTCTATATCTATCAAATATTTGTATTAGTATTGGATTTAGTAGACTTGTATCTTGGTCTATAGATGctggtgacttgtgacaccccggttagggctgtgtcaggTTGGATTCATTTTTGTTGTCTACATTTCCGCTATTTGGTGCTATTGAACCAAGTTTAAACTATTTTATGCTATTCAACtgttttaaaatgagaatttaggtcaattggctggccttgtcttcacgaaaggcgccatcacgaccgggttcggggttagggtcgtgacaagttggtatcagagcctaggttacataggtctcatgagtcatgagcaggtttagtagagtctcgcggatcgatacggagacgtctatgtttatcctcgaaaggctgcagaacctttaggaaaaaaaacttcatattcttgaaattcttgtcatgcgaacttgttgatccgagtactaaacttctattatgccattctctcacatatggtgaggacacgagctatcGGACGGGGTGGACGACCCCTagtgccaccagctgagaccACCATAGGCCGAGGACGCGctcgtggtcgtggcagaggtagagcagtgagggcagcacctattgatccaccagctgccccagctcaggatcaggctccaacagcaccagttcaggcaccagttgtgcccatcctGATCctgggtcttcaagaggccttggcatagatcttatcagtttgtacTGACCTGGCTCAGGCGGTTTTAGCCACTACAACcgtagctacttcacaggccaggggaggcaatcaaacccccgctactcgcacacctgagcaggtagtgcagggacgtcagacgccgggggcacctccagcccagccggttgcaccagctcaggagtttgttgtgcaagttatgtcggatgatgagcagcatcgacttgagaggtttggtagactccagcctccgacatCTAGCGGAGTAGAGGGCAAGGatacccagggtttcttggataagtgtcagcggatgcttcgtacaacaaggattcttgagactagtggtgtggcatttaccacctttcagttttatggggatgccttcacttggtgggaggcgtatgagaggcgtaggcctgttggagtagtgccccttacttggcagtagTTCTTTGTTCTCTTCCTGGAAAAGAATGTGTCGCAGTCCcacagagaggagttgcgtagatagttcgagtggttgcgacaggggaatatgactgtgtcacagtatgagtcgaggttttctaagttggctcatcatgccatCTAGATGGTTCCAACGGattgagagaggatcaggagatgtgttgatggccttacttatcatctccgtattcttatgaccagagagagagtgATGGGTGCTACCTTCAAGAAGGTTATTGATATCACCTGTGAGATTGAGACTGTTCGCCATcaagagcgagaggagagggagtccaagaggcctcgaggatctggcaactatagtggtgctccttcgaggggccagttccagcacaacagaggccgttcattcaggccttctcagtcagctcgcctaggttatcggGGGGCATCTTCTGGTCATGGTTATCATAGATCTCAGCAGGTCCAGTCCTCACTCAGTGCtattccagctcagagttcatctcgtgccccatcggttcagggttcttctatgtcgagtgcatcagctagtcaccCCGGTGCGAGGGGTtaccttcagtccccttctccagcactcgggagttattatgagtgtggcgagatgggccacatgtggaggAAGTGTCCTCATCGTTTTGCTAGTttgtcccagcagaggggtcagtcttcggcttcagcgccagtttcttcaccaccacccgctcaaCCAGCTAGGGATGGAGGTCAGTCGGccaggggtctccctagagggggtgtcgatcagggggcggtcagacCCGTTTCTATGTCATCCTAGGTAgatcagatgctgttattacaggtattgtttcagtttgccatagagatgcctctgtattatttgatatcagttccaccttttcttatgtgtcatcatactttgctcgttatttgggtatgccccgtgagcttcttgctttacatgttcatgtatctaccccgatgggcgatactgttgttgtaaactgtgtgtatcggtcatgtgtggtgactattgggggtttggaga
This sequence is a window from Nicotiana sylvestris chromosome 3, ASM39365v2, whole genome shotgun sequence. Protein-coding genes within it:
- the LOC138887582 gene encoding uncharacterized protein; this translates as MAPFEALYGRRCRSPIGWFEVGKAELLGLDLVHHAMEKVKVIQERMKTAQSRQKSYANVRRRELEFQVDDWVFLKVSPMKGVIRFGKKGKLSPRHVGPYRIIQRIGHVAYKLELPPEMSLVHPVFHVSLLKKVVGDLSVIVPIGAIEVNEELSYEEIPVAILDRERVMGATFKKVIDITCEIETVRHQEREERESKRPRGSGNYSGAPSRGQFQHNRGRSFRPSQSARLGYRGASSGHGYHRSQQVQSSLSAIPAQSSSRAPSVQGSSMSSASASHPGARGYLQSPSPALGSYYECGEMGHMWRKCPHRFASLSQQRGQSSASAPVSSPPPAQPARDGGQSARGLPRGGVDQGAVRPVSMSS